In Falco cherrug isolate bFalChe1 chromosome 2, bFalChe1.pri, whole genome shotgun sequence, the following are encoded in one genomic region:
- the ACOT9 gene encoding acyl-coenzyme A thioesterase 9, mitochondrial isoform X6, whose protein sequence is MKKLPSVLARTLTSGTSGFPVLPDMSEVRSRLRDIVGASTNWRDHVQAMQERKALHTLLAKRQEDLPPRRMKDSYLEVILPLGSQPEIREKYLNVHNSVRFGRILEDLDSLGVLICYTHTKQEMQPRSPLSIVTALVDKINLCKKIIYPDCDIKFTGNVSWVGRTSMEVKMHMLQLHDGDYSPVLDATFVMVARDPENKRPAFVNPLVPESPEEEEIFKQGELNKLKRIDFSTASLLKMAPTAEERNIVHDIFLNTLDTRMVSFRSRKLPPNSVWMEDAKLKGLQICHPQERNIFNRIFGGFLMRKAFELGWATACSYGGSRPFIVSVDDIMFQRPVEVGSLLLLSGQVCYTEKNYIQVRVHSEVYDADTREHQTTNIFHFTFISENEVPRVVPKTYGESMLYLDGKRHFAAVMKEI, encoded by the exons gGATCATGTGCAAGcaatgcaagaaagaaaagctcttcACACTTTACTGGCAAAACGGCAGGAAGATCTCCCTCCTAGAAGAATGAAGGATAGCTACTTGGAAGTTATTCTGCCTCTAGGAAGTCAACCTGAAATAAGAGAAAAGTACCTGAATGTACACAACAGTGTAAG GTTTGGAAGGATACTTGAAGATCTCGACAGTTTAGGAG TTCTGATTTGCTACACTCACACCAAGCAGGAAATGCAGCCAAGGTCTCCCTTATCAATAGTTACAGCTCTGGTGGATAAAATCA ATTTGTGCAAGAAGATTATATATCCAGACTGTGACATCAAATTTACTGGCAACGTTTCTTGGGTTGGGAGGACCTCCATGGAAGTGAAGATGCACATGCTACAG CTACATGATGGTGACTACAGCCCTGTGTTAGATGCAACTTTTGTCATGGTGGCCCGGGATCCAGAGAACAAACG GCCAGCATTTGTTAATCCACTCGTTCCTGAGAGCcctgaggaagaagaaatcttcAAGCAAGGGGAAT tgAACAAACTGAAGAGGATTGATTTCAGCACTGCTTCCTTACTGAAAATGGCTCccactgcagaagaaagaaacattgtTCATGACATATTCCTTAATACATTGGACACAAG GATGGTAAGTTTCCGGAGTCGTAAATTACCACCCAATTCAGTGTGGATGGAAGATGCAAAGTTGAAAGGCCTACAGATTTGCCATCCTcag GAACGGAACATCTTCAACAGGATCTTTGGGGGTTTTCTCATGAGAAAGGCATTTGAATTGGGATGGGCAACTGCTTGCAGCTATGG GGGTTCCAGACCGTTTATCGTGTCAGTGGATGATATCATGTTTCAGAGGCCAGTTGAGGTTGGATCGTTATTACTGCTTTCTGGACAG GtctgttacacagaaaaaaactacaTCCAGGTGCGAGTACACAGTGAAGTTTATGATGCAGATACCAGAGAGCACCAGACAACCAATATCTtccattttacatttatatcaGAAAATGAGGTCCCACGGGTTGTCCCCAAAACATATGGAG AATCCATGTTGTATTTAGATGGGAAGCGACACTTCGCTGCAGTCATGAAAGAAATCTGA
- the ACOT9 gene encoding acyl-coenzyme A thioesterase 9, mitochondrial isoform X7 produces MQERKALHTLLAKRQEDLPPRRMKDSYLEVILPLGSQPEIREKYLNVHNSVRFGRILEDLDSLGVLICYTHTKQEMQPRSPLSIVTALVDKINLCKKIIYPDCDIKFTGNVSWVGRTSMEVKMHMLQLHDGDYSPVLDATFVMVARDPENKRPAFVNPLVPESPEEEEIFKQGELNKLKRIDFSTASLLKMAPTAEERNIVHDIFLNTLDTRMVSFRSRKLPPNSVWMEDAKLKGLQICHPQERNIFNRIFGGFLMRKAFELGWATACSYGGSRPFIVSVDDIMFQRPVEVGSLLLLSGQVCYTEKNYIQVRVHSEVYDADTREHQTTNIFHFTFISENEVPRVVPKTYGESMLYLDGKRHFAAVMKEI; encoded by the exons atgcaagaaagaaaagctcttcACACTTTACTGGCAAAACGGCAGGAAGATCTCCCTCCTAGAAGAATGAAGGATAGCTACTTGGAAGTTATTCTGCCTCTAGGAAGTCAACCTGAAATAAGAGAAAAGTACCTGAATGTACACAACAGTGTAAG GTTTGGAAGGATACTTGAAGATCTCGACAGTTTAGGAG TTCTGATTTGCTACACTCACACCAAGCAGGAAATGCAGCCAAGGTCTCCCTTATCAATAGTTACAGCTCTGGTGGATAAAATCA ATTTGTGCAAGAAGATTATATATCCAGACTGTGACATCAAATTTACTGGCAACGTTTCTTGGGTTGGGAGGACCTCCATGGAAGTGAAGATGCACATGCTACAG CTACATGATGGTGACTACAGCCCTGTGTTAGATGCAACTTTTGTCATGGTGGCCCGGGATCCAGAGAACAAACG GCCAGCATTTGTTAATCCACTCGTTCCTGAGAGCcctgaggaagaagaaatcttcAAGCAAGGGGAAT tgAACAAACTGAAGAGGATTGATTTCAGCACTGCTTCCTTACTGAAAATGGCTCccactgcagaagaaagaaacattgtTCATGACATATTCCTTAATACATTGGACACAAG GATGGTAAGTTTCCGGAGTCGTAAATTACCACCCAATTCAGTGTGGATGGAAGATGCAAAGTTGAAAGGCCTACAGATTTGCCATCCTcag GAACGGAACATCTTCAACAGGATCTTTGGGGGTTTTCTCATGAGAAAGGCATTTGAATTGGGATGGGCAACTGCTTGCAGCTATGG GGGTTCCAGACCGTTTATCGTGTCAGTGGATGATATCATGTTTCAGAGGCCAGTTGAGGTTGGATCGTTATTACTGCTTTCTGGACAG GtctgttacacagaaaaaaactacaTCCAGGTGCGAGTACACAGTGAAGTTTATGATGCAGATACCAGAGAGCACCAGACAACCAATATCTtccattttacatttatatcaGAAAATGAGGTCCCACGGGTTGTCCCCAAAACATATGGAG AATCCATGTTGTATTTAGATGGGAAGCGACACTTCGCTGCAGTCATGAAAGAAATCTGA